One Zeugodacus cucurbitae isolate PBARC_wt_2022May chromosome 3, idZeuCucr1.2, whole genome shotgun sequence genomic region harbors:
- the LOC128920301 gene encoding uncharacterized protein LOC128920301, with protein MNIIVKIKMEKDKKLKQKRLRLKPSHRWTESQSLQLLQAVSDAIKDSPESFEKPTSQRFYEKLQQNTPALQSVVCVAMKSKMRYLKALYVAAAAWKNKTGSGLLANGDESSVSAHVNKICPNFDLLEVIFGQRKNVNPGVIFESTDSIEVLADSPCADSSLNDTIDSYDLCALDCEDLVDPILPISISSDCSAAAAATSTPQSSLDFRSSTKKPKRKSEAPFNKLIFIQEKRLELEVKKIELEKEKEKNEVELKRIELNNQLEMKRIETESEKETKLEIEKLKLASEERIKMFEIELKLKSK; from the exons GACAGAGTCGCAGTCCCTGCAGCTGTTGCAAGCAGTATCCGACGCAATTAAAGATAGTCCAGAATCTTTTGAG AAACCGACCTCCCAAAGGTTTTacgaaaaattgcagcaaaataCACCGGCACTTCAATCTGTCGTTTGCGTagctatgaaaagcaaaatgaggTATCTCAAAGCGTTGTACGTTGCCGCGGCAGCCTGGAAAAACAAAACTGGGTCTGGACTACTCGCTAATGGTGACGAGTCAAGCGTATCAGCGCATGTCAACAAAATTTGTCCCAACTTTGACTTACTGGAAGTTATCTTCGGGCAACGCAAAAATGTAAATCCCGgagtaatttttgaaagcacTGACAGCATTGAAGTACTGGCTGATTCCCCTTGTGCTGATAGTTCGTTAAACGATACCATCGATTCCTACGACTTGTGTGCGCTCGATTGTGAGGATTTAGTTGACCCAATATTACCTATAAGTATAAGTAGCGATTGCAGTGCCGCCGCCGCGGCAACTTCTACACCACAAAGTTCGTTGGACTTTAgaagttcaacaaaaaaaccaaaaagaaagagtgaagccccgttcaataaattgatttttattcaggAGAAAAGGTTGGAATTAGAAGTTAAGAAAATAgaattagaaaaagaaaaagaaaagaatgaggtcgagttgaaaagaattgaactgaataatcaattagaaatgaaaagaattgaaactgaatcagaaaaagaaaccaaactggaaattgaaaaactgaaaCTTGCTAGTGAAGAAcgcattaaaatgtttgaaatagagttaaagttaaaatcaaaataa
- the LOC128920300 gene encoding putative nuclease HARBI1, whose protein sequence is MNALQILCVNATYLCIKQLFGCQNIKMPKVSEKAKFIQLCEKSLVFDLLMLELFGKHDEIQRKKEDEIMEDFSFALAAAAYFRYGSTFVHHSVPKSPNFLIDVLPHLDENRFREIVRVSKTTFDFIIDLIKDDEVFNGPRSCKQFPIQIQLAVVMYRLGSCGEGATITKIASLFGISDGGVIQVMTNRVFDAIIKRKTQFLFWPDPVERRALVVQTLSELPHCVGYVDGTEIKLAEKPTVDCEAYFSRKHIYSLKAQCVVDHKLVIRHMVLGYPGSVHDARIYNNCELSTNATEMLTGSEWLAADSAYKLTSTLITPFRINATEGTLNQRILFNRTFSQYRIRIEHCFGLLKERFNSLKELKIQIKSDNSVKFACRWILVCAILHNIILKENDGGFDVDEESISENSEVDEPGDQNLPTVEGASKRLSLLSLMET, encoded by the exons ATGAACGCACTTCAAATTCTTTGTGTAAAtgccacttatttatgtattaaacagctgtttgggtgtcaaaatattaaaatgccgaaagttagcgaaaaagcaaaatttattcaactttgcgaaaaatcactagtatttgatttgttaatgttGGAGCTGTTTGGAAAACATGACG aaatccaacgcaaaaagGAAGATGAAATTATGGAAGACTTTAGCTTTGCATTGGCAGCTGCTGCATATTTTAGATATGGATCTACATTTGTTCATCATTCTGTCCCAAAATCACCCAActttttaatagatgtattaccGCATTTGGATGAAAACAGGTTTCGAGAAATTGTGCGAGTCAGCAAAACCACATTTGATTTTATCATTGATCTGATAAAGGATGACGAAGTGTTCAATGGTCCACGTTCATGTAAACAGTTTCCTATCCAAATTCAATTGGCTGTAGTAATGTACCGACTGGGTTCATGTGGAGAAGGAGcaacaattactaaaattgctagTTTGTTTGGTATTAGCGATGGTGGAGTAATACAG GTCATGACCAACAGGGTATTTGATGCAATTATTAAAAGGAAAACTCAGTTTCTGTTTTGGCCGGACCCTGTAGAGCGTAGAGCTTTAGTTGTTCAAACACTCAGTGAGCTACCACATTGTGTTGGCTACGTAGATGGAACGGAGATAAAATTGGCGGAAAAACCCACtgtagattgcgaagcatatttttctcgcaagcatatatattcacttaaggCTCAATGTGTGGTTGACCACAAACTAGTAATTCGTCATATGGTATTGGGGTATCCCGGTAGTGTTCACGACGCTAGGATATACAACAATTGCGAGCTATCCACAAACGCCACTGAAATGCTAACAGGATCAGAGTGGTTAGCTGCAGacagtgcatataaattaacttCGACCCTTATTACTCCTTTTAGAATAAACGCAACGGAAGGCACCTTGAATCAACGAATTCTGTTCAACAGAACGTTCAGCCAGTACCGAATAAGAATTGAGCATTGCTTTGGTTTATTGAAAGAACGTTTTAATAGCTTGAAAgaactcaaaattcaaataaagagtGATAATTCGGTAAAGTTTGCATGCCGGTGGATATTAGTTTGTgcgatattgcacaatattatattaaaagaaaacgacgGTGGTTTTGATGTTGACGAAGAAAGCATTAGTGAAAACAGTGAAGTCGACGAGCCTGGGGATCAAAACTTACCAACAGTTGAAGGTGCATCTAAGCGCCTTTCATTGTTATCACTAatggaaacttaa